From the Lancefieldella sp. Marseille-Q7238 genome, one window contains:
- the srtB gene encoding class B sortase, with product MTETRGRHFAGNTTPSDTRSSASTAVKPLSYDLKKSGTKGGNESHGGKKKRKGKRSARIVSNLLLLIGILLIVASACLFAKSQWDYHQQDVINEELAQYATIPENNDTEAPGIDWEGLRAINSQIVGWIQIPNSPVNYPVYQTTDNEHYLHTNAKGEYSVGGQIFLDYENDPHGLVDQQTILYGHHMRNGSMFRYIGKMNDKSVFDDVKTIWYETPDKKYELVPLFIYHASDDDDTVQQFTFSSREEFHDYLKRQLSRSVNARAGASEIIDRVDHVMTLVTCNYSDQYGRAALVCVQKSDLQPSA from the coding sequence ATGACAGAAACACGAGGCAGACATTTTGCGGGAAATACCACTCCATCGGACACCCGCAGCTCAGCCTCCACGGCCGTGAAACCTTTATCGTATGACCTGAAGAAGAGCGGCACAAAAGGAGGAAATGAAAGCCACGGTGGCAAGAAAAAGCGGAAGGGGAAGCGTTCTGCTCGTATCGTGTCGAACCTTCTGTTGCTTATCGGCATTCTCCTCATTGTCGCGTCCGCATGCCTTTTTGCAAAGTCGCAATGGGACTACCACCAGCAAGACGTTATCAACGAAGAGCTGGCTCAGTATGCGACAATTCCCGAGAACAATGACACGGAGGCTCCAGGGATTGATTGGGAGGGTCTGCGCGCCATTAATTCGCAGATTGTCGGGTGGATTCAAATTCCAAACTCTCCGGTGAATTATCCTGTGTATCAGACAACCGATAACGAGCACTATCTGCACACTAATGCAAAGGGCGAGTATTCCGTCGGAGGACAGATTTTCCTGGATTACGAAAACGACCCCCATGGCCTTGTCGATCAACAAACTATTTTGTACGGTCATCACATGCGGAATGGTTCAATGTTCCGCTATATTGGCAAGATGAATGATAAAAGTGTCTTTGATGATGTAAAGACCATCTGGTATGAAACTCCGGACAAGAAATATGAGTTAGTGCCCCTTTTCATTTATCATGCAAGCGATGACGATGATACGGTTCAGCAATTTACATTTTCTTCAAGAGAAGAATTTCACGATTACCTGAAAAGGCAATTGAGCCGCTCTGTTAACGCTCGAGCCGGCGCGTCTGAGATTATTGACCGGGTAGACCACGTTATGACTCTTGTAACCTGTAACTATTCTGATCAGTATGGTCGCGCCGCTTTGGTATGCGTGCAGAAATCGGATCTTCAGCCCTCCGCGTAA
- the purE gene encoding 5-(carboxyamino)imidazole ribonucleotide mutase: protein MAEQPVVGIIMGSKSDLPVMEGCTAELERMGVPYELVVASAHRNPQKVHEWAKTAADRGLKVIIAAAGKAAHLGGVVAAYTPLPIIGVPMKTSDLGGMDSLLSMVQMPSGVPVACVAINGAKNAALYAVQVLGSSLPEYREKIIRLKQEMADA, encoded by the coding sequence ATGGCGGAACAGCCGGTTGTTGGGATTATTATGGGCTCTAAGTCTGATCTTCCTGTCATGGAAGGCTGCACGGCGGAGCTCGAACGCATGGGCGTTCCCTACGAGCTGGTCGTCGCCTCCGCGCATCGCAATCCACAGAAAGTTCACGAATGGGCAAAAACGGCAGCTGATCGGGGCCTCAAGGTGATTATCGCCGCCGCGGGAAAAGCCGCGCATCTTGGGGGTGTCGTAGCTGCGTATACTCCGCTTCCTATCATCGGAGTTCCTATGAAGACCAGCGATTTAGGCGGCATGGACTCACTGCTTTCGATGGTGCAGATGCCGTCGGGCGTGCCCGTAGCGTGCGTGGCTATTAACGGGGCAAAAAACGCGGCTCTCTATGCTGTGCAAGTTCTGGGCTCCTCGCTTCCGGAATATCGCGAGAAGATTATAAGGCTGAAGCAAGAAATGGCTGACGCGTAA
- a CDS encoding PfkB family carbohydrate kinase: protein MSNANPVLFKRRGAYIPRIAAVHDLCGYGKCSLGVAIPVLSAAGCDVCPVPTSLFSAHTRFPKFYMHDTTDMLADYLDAWVDEGIELDAVYSGFLGAAEQVASIQRLYREHPKALRIVDPVMGDGGVMYPTYTQELCDAMRGLVDGADVLTPNLTEASILTGIEYEGQNLTDEQVGRYLDALLSMGAKSVVLKGIVRGDGFIRNYIAVRGEKGAEVTEVADELLPYMLHGTGDLFASALLAALMCERGLADACAFAGAFVRDAMKVTREQPDFEVRGVSFESVLGEITQLVQ, encoded by the coding sequence ATGAGTAACGCTAATCCTGTCTTGTTCAAACGTAGAGGCGCGTATATTCCGCGCATCGCCGCAGTTCATGATCTGTGCGGCTACGGAAAATGCTCACTTGGCGTAGCGATTCCGGTGCTTTCCGCAGCTGGCTGCGATGTATGCCCTGTTCCCACATCGCTCTTCTCGGCGCACACTCGCTTCCCTAAGTTTTACATGCACGACACCACCGATATGCTGGCTGACTACCTTGACGCGTGGGTGGATGAGGGTATCGAACTTGACGCCGTTTACTCCGGATTTTTAGGCGCTGCTGAGCAAGTTGCAAGCATTCAGCGCTTGTATCGCGAGCATCCAAAGGCGCTTCGTATCGTTGACCCGGTAATGGGTGACGGCGGCGTCATGTATCCAACCTACACGCAGGAACTCTGCGATGCTATGCGTGGCCTTGTTGACGGCGCTGACGTTTTGACGCCAAATCTTACCGAGGCAAGCATTCTCACCGGCATCGAATACGAAGGCCAGAACCTTACTGATGAGCAGGTCGGGCGCTATCTTGACGCGCTGCTTTCGATGGGCGCAAAGTCCGTGGTGCTCAAAGGCATTGTTCGCGGCGACGGCTTTATCCGCAATTACATCGCTGTTCGTGGCGAGAAGGGCGCCGAGGTCACCGAAGTTGCCGATGAGCTACTGCCGTATATGCTGCACGGAACCGGTGATCTTTTCGCTTCGGCTCTCCTTGCTGCCCTTATGTGCGAGCGCGGTCTTGCAGACGCCTGCGCATTTGCCGGCGCGTTTGTTCGCGACGCCATGAAAGTCACACGCGAACAGCCAGACTTTGAGGTCCGCGGCGTTTCTTTTGAGTCCGTACTTGGAGAGATTACACAGCTCGTACAGTAG
- a CDS encoding ABC transporter ATP-binding protein encodes MTDSTSRQQNSDGEKNRRSKTQVAPHKNIFLRFLSYYTGQRHLFFMDMVCALVIAGTELAFPQILRQLAGGLFTEGKDAIVGSLALVAVGLIGMYALHFFCRVFVISWGHIMGARMESHMREDLFDAYERMSFSYYDRHKTGDLMSRLVSDLFDISETAHHGPEYLVIGVMEIAGSFVILSFINVPLTLVMVAIAVALVVFNFFANVHMRAIFRENRVRISNVNTQLEDSLAGIRVVKGFVAEDHERAKFRKSNDAYLDSKARMYFAMGRYHGAIDSMMGILNTTIVVFGGWMIAHEQMRAVDLATFALYVSLFTTPISNILNFTETFQKGLAGFQRFTEIVDTRPDVEDKPNAPDLAVFAGEIIYEDVHFSYDGDDEVIRGLNLHIEPGKTVALVGPSGGGKSTTCSLLPRFYDVTSGSITIDGQDVRDVTQHSLRDAIGLVQQDVYLFDGTIAENIAYGCPEATREEIEAAARRANIAAFAESLPDGYDTEVGQRGTRLSGGQKQRISIARVFLKNPPLLILDEATSALDNESERAVQESLSELAKNRTTLIIAHRLSTIMGADEIITIEGGRAVERGTHEELLAKGGTYATYYRMQFGAGAEAGSVVRAR; translated from the coding sequence ATGACAGACAGTACTTCTCGCCAGCAAAACAGCGATGGCGAGAAAAATAGACGATCCAAAACACAAGTCGCGCCGCATAAGAATATCTTTTTGCGCTTTCTTTCGTACTATACGGGTCAGCGTCATCTGTTCTTTATGGACATGGTCTGCGCGCTTGTAATTGCAGGTACCGAGCTTGCTTTTCCGCAGATTTTACGGCAGCTTGCGGGAGGTCTGTTCACGGAAGGCAAAGACGCTATTGTAGGATCTCTCGCGCTGGTGGCTGTCGGGCTGATTGGTATGTATGCCCTGCATTTCTTCTGCCGCGTCTTTGTTATTAGCTGGGGACACATCATGGGGGCTCGCATGGAAAGCCATATGCGAGAAGACCTGTTTGACGCCTATGAGCGCATGAGTTTTTCGTATTACGACCGCCATAAGACGGGCGATTTGATGAGTCGTTTGGTGTCCGATCTTTTTGACATTTCTGAGACGGCGCATCACGGTCCTGAGTACCTTGTAATCGGTGTTATGGAGATTGCGGGCTCATTCGTTATCCTTTCCTTTATCAATGTGCCGCTTACCCTCGTTATGGTCGCTATCGCTGTGGCGCTGGTAGTCTTTAATTTCTTCGCCAATGTGCACATGAGAGCTATTTTTCGCGAGAATCGCGTCCGCATTTCAAACGTCAATACTCAGCTTGAGGATTCGCTGGCGGGCATTCGCGTGGTTAAGGGCTTTGTTGCCGAAGACCATGAGCGGGCTAAGTTTCGCAAAAGCAATGACGCCTATCTGGATTCCAAAGCGCGGATGTACTTTGCTATGGGTCGCTATCATGGTGCTATCGATTCGATGATGGGCATACTTAATACCACCATTGTGGTGTTCGGCGGCTGGATGATCGCGCACGAACAGATGCGCGCCGTTGACCTGGCTACTTTCGCGTTGTATGTGTCTCTTTTTACCACCCCTATTTCAAACATTCTGAACTTTACGGAAACGTTCCAAAAGGGTCTGGCGGGCTTTCAGCGGTTTACGGAGATAGTGGACACGCGCCCTGATGTTGAAGATAAACCGAACGCCCCTGATCTTGCGGTTTTCGCAGGCGAGATTATCTACGAGGACGTTCACTTTTCTTATGACGGTGACGATGAAGTCATCAGAGGACTGAATCTTCACATCGAGCCAGGGAAAACAGTTGCCCTTGTTGGCCCCTCCGGCGGCGGAAAGTCAACGACCTGCTCTTTATTACCGCGATTTTATGATGTAACGTCAGGATCTATTACCATTGACGGTCAGGACGTGCGCGACGTGACTCAGCATTCGCTTCGCGATGCCATTGGCCTTGTACAGCAGGACGTCTATCTTTTTGACGGGACTATCGCGGAAAACATCGCATATGGCTGCCCTGAAGCAACGCGAGAAGAGATTGAAGCGGCTGCTAGGCGTGCCAATATCGCGGCGTTTGCGGAAAGCTTGCCTGACGGATACGATACGGAGGTTGGGCAGCGCGGCACACGGCTTTCCGGCGGGCAAAAACAGCGCATTTCCATCGCCCGTGTCTTTCTGAAGAATCCACCGCTGCTTATTCTGGATGAGGCTACATCGGCGCTGGACAACGAATCGGAGCGTGCGGTTCAGGAGTCTCTTTCCGAGCTTGCAAAAAACCGCACAACGCTCATTATCGCGCACCGCCTTTCCACCATCATGGGGGCTGATGAGATTATCACCATTGAGGGAGGTCGAGCGGTTGAACGCGGCACCCACGAGGAGCTTCTCGCCAAAGGAGGAACGTACGCCACATACTATCGCATGCAGTTTGGAGCGGGCGCTGAAGCAGGTAGCGTTGTGCGCGCGAGATAA
- a CDS encoding NUDIX hydrolase: MTEKKNAEFLTKKEPFEAEKDPLERKGAQPEIKDEQDAHLECEPEIVEPDADKNDASAQAVLSAEDKSAISGAVSDLRAAAELLTYDGDRKTVAGAAPHMSGMPVERELVFGNDDPRDAALAEKTISEDVAWTGRIFNVNRLRVELPDGRVALRDVVRHPGAVAVVALTDEGRICLVRQYRTAIDRVTIELPAGKLDPGEDPLDCAHRELLEETGMQAEKMAFLTSIATSDGFTDEVIHIYMATGLTFVGSDPDADEFINVDLVEVSELIDAVLDGRIEDAKTVVGALLCDSISRRLQAS; encoded by the coding sequence ATGACTGAAAAAAAGAACGCAGAGTTTTTAACCAAGAAAGAGCCGTTTGAGGCCGAGAAGGACCCGCTTGAACGCAAGGGCGCGCAGCCCGAGATCAAGGACGAGCAGGACGCTCACCTTGAGTGTGAGCCAGAGATTGTTGAACCTGATGCCGATAAGAACGATGCTTCCGCGCAGGCCGTTCTTTCCGCAGAGGATAAGAGCGCAATTAGCGGAGCCGTCTCCGATTTGCGAGCTGCGGCCGAATTGCTCACCTATGATGGCGACCGAAAAACCGTTGCGGGCGCTGCTCCGCATATGTCGGGGATGCCTGTAGAACGTGAGCTGGTCTTTGGTAATGATGATCCGCGTGACGCGGCTCTTGCAGAAAAGACGATTTCCGAAGACGTTGCATGGACCGGTCGAATCTTTAACGTCAACCGCTTGCGTGTTGAGTTGCCGGACGGTCGCGTAGCGCTGCGCGATGTCGTACGTCATCCCGGAGCCGTGGCGGTTGTGGCTCTTACCGACGAGGGCCGTATTTGTTTGGTTCGTCAGTACCGGACGGCAATTGACCGCGTTACGATTGAGCTGCCTGCGGGAAAGTTGGACCCCGGCGAGGATCCTCTTGACTGCGCTCATCGAGAGCTTCTGGAAGAGACCGGTATGCAGGCGGAAAAAATGGCGTTTTTGACGAGCATTGCCACTTCGGATGGGTTTACTGACGAGGTAATTCATATTTACATGGCGACGGGTCTCACGTTTGTCGGCTCCGACCCCGATGCCGATGAGTTCATAAACGTTGATTTGGTGGAAGTCTCTGAGCTCATTGATGCGGTGCTTGATGGGCGCATTGAAGATGCGAAAACCGTGGTAGGAGCGCTTTTGTGTGACTCTATCTCGCGCAGATTGCAGGCTTCGTAG
- the purD gene encoding phosphoribosylamine--glycine ligase: MARAAHCAGCRTFALVADNPCGFEREDLEALEILLIPNRLNARAEEVAAFYRQLLSEEYTGILSVHVSSELALSYKTAEDARGNIVGDGVANQREAHDVPGEKIVLLDTGNAPAAQGIILERLSAARAAGANLKAAAAYGRELSEAAGTLFISMNGEKLVRHQHRPHRFSFRQQFEHVRRRISSEMYLYLLANGLLKEIAHSHDISDLTARISRSLSAAYVVEGPLVYVIISSGDHRARLALEKPLDTNEYEAALLARRPASKEFSPHIGTTSVGVAFVPKNLYDKAEELAVDTTDVLLLGAGGREYALLTKLRESPHAGKFYVAPGNGGMAVLAETAPIDQNNPEEVAAFAREKNLGLVVIGPEAPLVEGVADAVRAAGIPCFGPSKAAAQMEGSKAFAKGVMQRAGVPTAAWKSFTDEASCEAYVREVGAPIVVKADGLAAGKGVIVAATTEEALKGVHECFSGQFGAAGTTVVIEEFLEGPECSLLALTDGTTLVPLATAQDHKRAFDGDRGPNTGGMGVFSPSPHVTGDELAAMVAIEKRVIAELKAEGITYSGCLYGGFMLTDEGPKVLEFNARFGDPETQAILPRLQGNLIEIMRACDESTLDEQEISWSDMVAVSVVLASAGYPGSYEAGKEIDGIESAEQEPGIFVNHAGTARTPDGRLVTAGGRVLNVTALAPNFESARSLAYEAVDRINFDGKQYRTDIGRKALEPRKAH, translated from the coding sequence GTGGCACGCGCTGCGCACTGCGCTGGTTGCCGGACGTTTGCTCTCGTAGCCGACAACCCTTGCGGATTTGAACGCGAAGATCTTGAGGCATTAGAGATTCTCTTGATTCCTAATAGGCTGAACGCTCGCGCTGAAGAAGTCGCGGCGTTCTATCGTCAGCTGCTGAGTGAAGAATATACAGGTATTCTGTCCGTTCATGTGAGCTCAGAGCTGGCGCTTTCCTATAAGACAGCGGAGGATGCCCGGGGAAATATTGTCGGCGATGGTGTTGCAAATCAGCGCGAAGCGCATGATGTTCCTGGCGAGAAGATCGTGCTTCTCGATACCGGAAACGCACCTGCAGCGCAGGGCATCATTTTGGAACGACTGAGCGCTGCGCGCGCGGCTGGAGCAAACCTGAAGGCGGCTGCGGCGTATGGGCGTGAGCTCAGCGAAGCGGCCGGCACGCTTTTTATCTCCATGAACGGCGAGAAACTTGTGCGCCATCAGCATCGTCCTCACCGATTTTCCTTTCGCCAGCAGTTTGAGCATGTGCGCCGTCGCATTTCATCGGAGATGTATCTCTATCTGTTGGCAAACGGTTTATTGAAAGAGATTGCCCACAGTCACGACATTTCCGATCTTACCGCGCGCATTTCTCGATCGCTGAGCGCGGCGTATGTGGTTGAGGGGCCGCTTGTCTACGTCATCATTTCTTCAGGTGACCATCGGGCCAGACTTGCGCTGGAAAAGCCTTTGGATACCAATGAATATGAGGCTGCGCTGCTCGCGCGCCGACCGGCTTCAAAGGAATTTTCTCCGCATATCGGGACAACTTCGGTGGGCGTCGCGTTTGTTCCTAAAAATCTGTATGACAAAGCGGAGGAGCTGGCCGTGGATACAACCGACGTTTTGCTCTTAGGAGCCGGTGGCCGTGAATATGCGCTTTTGACCAAGCTGCGTGAGTCGCCGCATGCGGGAAAGTTCTACGTCGCGCCCGGCAATGGGGGCATGGCCGTGCTAGCGGAAACCGCGCCGATAGACCAAAACAATCCCGAGGAAGTGGCGGCATTTGCTCGCGAGAAGAACCTGGGTCTTGTGGTTATCGGCCCGGAGGCGCCGCTTGTAGAAGGTGTTGCCGATGCCGTACGCGCGGCGGGCATTCCCTGTTTTGGACCCAGCAAAGCAGCCGCTCAGATGGAGGGATCGAAAGCGTTTGCCAAGGGCGTTATGCAGCGCGCGGGTGTTCCCACAGCAGCTTGGAAGTCGTTTACCGATGAAGCTTCCTGTGAGGCCTATGTGCGCGAGGTGGGCGCTCCGATAGTCGTCAAGGCTGACGGCCTGGCGGCCGGTAAAGGCGTTATCGTCGCGGCTACGACCGAAGAAGCTCTTAAAGGCGTACACGAGTGTTTTTCCGGCCAGTTTGGCGCCGCGGGTACTACAGTGGTAATCGAAGAATTCCTTGAGGGACCTGAATGCTCGTTGCTTGCGCTTACTGATGGCACAACGCTTGTACCGCTTGCGACAGCGCAGGATCATAAGCGTGCCTTTGATGGTGACCGTGGGCCCAATACCGGCGGCATGGGCGTTTTTTCTCCCAGCCCGCATGTTACGGGCGATGAACTTGCAGCCATGGTTGCCATTGAGAAGCGAGTAATCGCGGAGCTTAAGGCGGAGGGAATCACCTATTCAGGCTGCTTGTACGGTGGCTTTATGCTGACTGACGAAGGGCCCAAAGTTCTGGAATTCAACGCGCGTTTTGGAGATCCCGAGACGCAGGCCATTTTGCCGCGGCTCCAAGGGAATCTCATTGAAATTATGCGCGCCTGTGATGAGAGTACCCTGGATGAGCAGGAGATATCCTGGTCCGATATGGTCGCGGTTTCCGTGGTGCTGGCAAGCGCGGGGTATCCGGGTTCGTATGAAGCAGGCAAGGAGATTGACGGCATTGAGTCTGCGGAACAGGAGCCGGGTATTTTTGTAAACCATGCCGGCACCGCTCGCACACCCGATGGCCGTCTTGTGACCGCCGGAGGCCGAGTGCTTAACGTTACAGCTCTGGCTCCTAACTTTGAGAGCGCGCGCAGTTTGGCATATGAGGCCGTTGATCGGATCAACTTTGACGGTAAGCAATATCGCACCGATATTGGACGTAAGGCACTTGAACCACGTAAGGCGCATTGA
- a CDS encoding adenylosuccinate synthase — protein sequence MSASVLVGTQWGDEGKGKVTDLISGDFDVVCRYAGGANAGHTVIAGDTKLALHQVPSGVMYDNTYPVIGNGCIVDPEILLGEIDMLESQGISCEALKISGNAHIVMPYHKDLDGAHEKKLGKNLIGTTKRGVGPTYMDKMNRTGLRMQDMLDEKIFRKKLEAALEYTNPILKLVYGMPTYTADQICETYLPYADRLCPYIVESSIFLNEQLEAGKNILFEGAQATMLDIDHGTYPFVTSSNCTAGGAVTGSGVGPTNIDRVLGIAKAYLTRVGSGPFPTELFDETGDRLGEVGHEYGVTTGRKRRCGWYDAVVVNYAARVNGLTDLAITKLDVLGCLPEIKVCVAYECDGKVYKTVPEHQSVFYHAKPVYETLPGWECDISETRNFYQLPREAKDYIDFLEQLAGVRVSIITVGPEREQTIDRYWR from the coding sequence ATGTCAGCTTCTGTTCTTGTGGGAACCCAGTGGGGCGATGAAGGCAAGGGTAAAGTTACCGACCTTATTTCTGGAGATTTCGACGTAGTCTGCCGATATGCGGGCGGCGCTAACGCGGGGCATACGGTTATTGCCGGAGACACTAAGCTGGCGCTTCACCAAGTTCCCTCCGGCGTCATGTACGACAATACCTATCCCGTCATTGGTAACGGGTGCATCGTTGACCCGGAGATACTTCTCGGCGAAATCGACATGCTTGAAAGTCAGGGCATTTCTTGTGAGGCGCTGAAGATTTCCGGCAACGCACATATTGTTATGCCCTACCACAAGGATCTTGATGGCGCGCACGAGAAGAAGCTCGGCAAGAATCTTATCGGCACCACCAAGCGAGGCGTTGGGCCAACCTATATGGACAAGATGAATCGCACCGGCCTGCGCATGCAGGATATGCTTGACGAGAAGATCTTCCGCAAAAAGCTTGAGGCGGCGCTTGAGTATACCAATCCTATCCTTAAGCTGGTTTATGGCATGCCAACCTATACCGCTGACCAAATCTGTGAGACCTACCTTCCCTATGCTGACCGTCTGTGTCCCTATATCGTGGAGTCCTCAATCTTTTTGAATGAGCAGCTTGAGGCAGGCAAGAATATTCTTTTTGAAGGCGCTCAGGCTACCATGCTCGATATTGATCACGGCACCTATCCGTTCGTGACATCTTCAAACTGCACGGCAGGAGGTGCCGTTACCGGCTCTGGCGTAGGTCCCACCAATATCGATCGCGTATTGGGCATCGCAAAAGCCTATCTTACCCGCGTGGGTTCAGGACCGTTCCCTACGGAGCTTTTTGACGAAACGGGCGACCGTTTGGGTGAGGTAGGGCATGAATATGGAGTTACTACGGGTCGCAAGCGTCGGTGCGGCTGGTATGACGCGGTGGTGGTTAACTACGCCGCGCGAGTCAATGGCCTAACCGACCTCGCCATTACTAAGCTGGATGTTTTGGGATGCTTGCCTGAAATTAAGGTGTGCGTAGCTTACGAGTGTGACGGTAAAGTTTATAAGACAGTACCTGAGCATCAGAGTGTCTTCTACCACGCAAAACCCGTCTACGAAACGCTGCCGGGCTGGGAATGCGATATTTCTGAAACGCGCAACTTCTATCAGCTCCCCCGCGAGGCTAAGGATTATATTGATTTCCTCGAGCAGCTCGCCGGCGTGCGTGTTTCCATCATTACCGTTGGACCCGAACGTGAACAGACCATCGACCGCTACTGGAGGTAA
- a CDS encoding type II toxin-antitoxin system death-on-curing family toxin yields MGINQKAIELRQEELEAFLIEQAAALTVFIAKDHAFSDGNKRTAQQIPSTMFSRWLKGFDDIKCSDNEMYDEIQGIAKGEVSQVEFATWLKQKIVFK; encoded by the coding sequence ATGGGCATTAATCAAAAAGCAATCGAACTCCGTCAAGAAGAACTGGAAGCGTTTCTTATTGAACAAGCAGCAGCCCTTACCGTATTTATCGCAAAAGACCACGCATTTTCAGATGGCAACAAGAGAACAGCACAGCAAATACCATCAACTATGTTCTCGCGGTGGCTTAAGGGATTTGATGATATTAAGTGTAGTGACAACGAAATGTATGATGAGATACAAGGGATAGCTAAAGGGGAAGTTTCACAAGTAGAATTTGCTACATGGCTCAAGCAGAAGATTGTATTCAAATAA
- the dnaB gene encoding replicative DNA helicase, whose translation MSEIVDEINPTRLNALEKVAMPQDPEAEMSVLSAMMNDEEARAECLIRLTEEDFYTPSNRCIFNAISFLFNHNNAVDPLSVSDTLKSKGELEKAGGPERIAELGGDPLARVGWQYHAEMLHRDKTLRKMISASAQISALAYDAPEDTKEVVDAAQKLIFDVTNSDVSESEQPISAVMNNLYQELSDNANKSKVELGVQTGFPSVDAVLLGLRPGQMVVVGARPGVGKTSFALNLAVQAAATGANVAFFSLEMSKMEIAQRLLASSSRVSLTSIRSAKIAPDDWPRLAAASAAISNLDIMIDDTPGITVTEIRAKARRMLHNKPKGIIVIDYLQLLSPPANQRRADNRATEVSEMSRGIKIMAKDLKVPVIALSQLNRTLENRTGKRPQLSDLRESGAIEQDADIVILLDRSMNEDEASRNDRPDMGITNLIIAKNRSGSLADISLTFVGSSTKFVEVIEGYDDADALTARENSCARQLPYKYENQ comes from the coding sequence ATGTCTGAAATTGTAGATGAGATTAATCCAACGCGACTGAATGCGCTTGAGAAGGTGGCTATGCCTCAGGATCCTGAGGCGGAAATGTCTGTCCTTTCAGCGATGATGAACGATGAAGAAGCTCGCGCGGAATGTCTCATCCGTCTTACGGAAGAAGACTTCTATACACCCTCTAATCGTTGTATCTTTAACGCCATCAGCTTTCTGTTTAATCATAACAACGCCGTTGACCCTCTTTCGGTATCTGACACGCTTAAAAGTAAAGGCGAACTTGAGAAAGCGGGAGGACCTGAGCGCATCGCGGAACTTGGCGGAGATCCGCTTGCTCGTGTGGGCTGGCAGTATCATGCAGAGATGCTCCACCGCGACAAGACACTCCGCAAGATGATTTCCGCTTCAGCGCAGATATCGGCGCTTGCCTATGATGCTCCTGAAGACACCAAAGAAGTTGTCGATGCGGCTCAAAAGCTTATTTTTGACGTAACTAACTCAGATGTCTCAGAAAGTGAGCAGCCTATCAGCGCTGTCATGAACAATCTCTATCAAGAACTTTCGGACAACGCAAACAAATCAAAAGTGGAGCTTGGCGTTCAGACCGGTTTTCCTTCTGTTGATGCCGTGCTCCTAGGCTTGCGTCCGGGACAGATGGTTGTTGTCGGCGCCCGCCCCGGTGTCGGTAAGACATCGTTTGCGCTCAATCTTGCTGTGCAGGCTGCTGCGACCGGCGCGAATGTGGCGTTCTTCTCGCTTGAGATGAGCAAGATGGAAATCGCTCAGCGCCTCTTAGCGTCTTCATCGCGCGTCTCCCTTACGTCAATTCGCTCCGCGAAGATAGCGCCTGACGATTGGCCTCGTCTCGCGGCGGCTTCCGCGGCTATTTCCAATCTTGACATTATGATTGACGATACGCCCGGCATAACAGTCACCGAAATTCGCGCCAAGGCTCGCCGCATGCTCCACAACAAACCAAAGGGCATTATTGTCATTGATTATTTGCAGCTGCTTTCTCCTCCCGCAAATCAAAGGCGAGCGGATAACCGCGCTACCGAGGTATCTGAGATGTCACGCGGTATCAAGATTATGGCAAAAGATCTTAAAGTGCCTGTTATCGCGCTTTCTCAGCTTAACCGTACGCTGGAGAATCGCACCGGCAAGCGTCCGCAGCTGTCCGATTTACGCGAATCGGGCGCTATCGAGCAGGACGCGGACATTGTTATATTGCTAGACCGTTCGATGAACGAGGACGAAGCCTCTCGTAATGACCGTCCCGACATGGGCATCACTAATCTCATTATCGCGAAGAACCGCTCAGGGTCGCTTGCGGATATTTCTCTCACGTTCGTGGGATCTTCTACCAAGTTTGTAGAGGTAATCGAAGGGTATGACGACGCTGACGCCCTGACGGCGCGGGAAAATTCATGTGCGCGACAGTTACCTTACAAATATGAAAATCAATAA